A region of Photobacterium sanguinicancri DNA encodes the following proteins:
- a CDS encoding TonB-dependent receptor plug domain-containing protein has protein sequence MIKFLHSITYLGNVYPVVITARLSFPFYFLALFSSIAFAHADKQPLELNTLISLSLDELSNIETTVTSAAKKSQNISEVPAAIYVISSEQIIRSGARSVADALALAPGVTVNKISEYNWQVSIRGLNEVLFNKALVMVDGRSVFSPLMSGTFWHTVDMVMSDIDRIEILRGTAGTMWGGNATNGVINIITKSSKETLGQHLEIAAGEHNYQEVSYRHGFTLNENTTARIFVKGVKSDYYYDNDDPWRSYRGGFRSDYQQGSNAVTLQFGGYHNVSEHDWENYNLATTPPQLIPTQLVDYSRGGYISVDWFQNNDKTDYEMHIWADSNSKVEPSSKGQFSTLNFDGLTRTRLTDSHELTTGGGVRLIHRNVAPYTDDYYAKLEPIGRYSNDPINTDAIYNLFTQLESQLSDNITTTLGVKVEHFTLNNTTEIQPQARITYQYSPLQQFWAGIGRAVVTPASVESLTDGYRLGKVIAADHEGSGYYRYYDGLFFTMGNPDMKNESVVTLDAGHRISLTPELNIDSTVFFSNYQNLRMLETGSEPWICAYGQCNDGTKLPNNLFIHETEFGDRLNANSYGFETAIRWHPHQDYILNTSYSFINTEAYCSGNMSCADDAMSGAKATYNHQPAHYLSVQSLWSINANWQFDVWFKHKSSVDSDITYGDGSKPYSAPEVTTVDVRLAWQKKPSWPKVEFIIDALNKAPYSDMPNKARIGETAYLRSSWDF, from the coding sequence ATGATAAAATTTCTTCACTCAATAACTTATTTAGGCAATGTTTATCCTGTGGTTATTACAGCGCGTTTATCTTTCCCATTTTACTTCCTTGCTTTATTTTCAAGTATCGCTTTCGCACATGCAGATAAACAACCATTAGAGCTTAATACTCTTATCTCATTAAGCCTGGATGAGCTATCTAACATTGAAACAACTGTTACCTCTGCGGCAAAGAAGAGCCAAAACATCTCAGAGGTACCTGCCGCTATCTATGTTATTTCGAGTGAGCAAATTATACGCAGCGGTGCTCGATCTGTGGCCGATGCACTAGCGCTCGCACCAGGTGTTACCGTCAACAAAATTAGCGAATATAACTGGCAAGTATCGATTCGAGGCTTAAACGAAGTACTCTTTAATAAGGCACTGGTAATGGTCGATGGGCGCAGTGTATTTAGCCCATTAATGTCTGGCACTTTTTGGCACACAGTCGACATGGTGATGTCCGATATTGATCGTATCGAAATTTTGCGTGGTACCGCAGGTACTATGTGGGGGGGTAATGCGACAAATGGCGTAATTAATATTATCACTAAAAGCAGTAAAGAAACCCTAGGTCAACACCTTGAAATAGCCGCTGGTGAGCATAACTATCAAGAAGTCAGCTACCGTCATGGCTTTACCCTTAATGAAAACACTACTGCGCGCATTTTTGTTAAGGGGGTAAAGTCGGACTATTACTATGATAACGACGATCCATGGCGTAGCTATCGAGGTGGTTTTCGCTCTGACTATCAACAAGGTAGCAATGCAGTCACTCTTCAGTTTGGTGGTTACCACAATGTTTCTGAACATGACTGGGAGAATTATAATCTAGCGACTACGCCACCTCAACTCATCCCCACCCAGCTGGTTGATTACTCACGCGGCGGGTACATCAGCGTAGATTGGTTTCAGAATAACGATAAAACCGATTATGAAATGCATATTTGGGCTGATAGTAATTCAAAAGTTGAGCCCTCTTCTAAAGGACAATTCTCGACACTTAATTTCGATGGGTTAACACGTACTCGCCTAACCGATAGCCATGAATTAACGACTGGCGGCGGTGTCCGCTTAATACATCGCAATGTCGCACCATATACAGATGATTATTATGCGAAACTTGAACCAATCGGACGCTACAGTAATGACCCTATCAATACTGACGCTATTTATAACCTGTTTACTCAACTTGAAAGCCAGCTAAGCGATAACATTACGACAACCCTAGGCGTGAAAGTCGAACATTTCACTTTAAACAATACGACGGAAATTCAACCTCAAGCCCGCATCACCTATCAATACTCGCCTTTACAGCAGTTTTGGGCGGGTATTGGTCGTGCAGTAGTAACACCCGCAAGTGTTGAGTCACTGACCGATGGTTATCGCTTAGGGAAAGTAATAGCAGCCGATCATGAAGGGTCAGGGTATTACCGCTATTACGACGGTCTTTTCTTTACCATGGGCAACCCTGACATGAAGAATGAATCTGTCGTCACTCTAGATGCGGGCCATCGCATATCACTGACACCGGAACTAAACATCGATAGCACTGTCTTCTTCAGTAATTATCAAAACCTGAGAATGCTAGAAACAGGAAGCGAACCTTGGATTTGTGCCTATGGCCAGTGTAATGATGGTACAAAATTACCGAACAACTTGTTCATCCACGAAACTGAATTCGGTGATCGATTGAATGCAAACAGTTATGGTTTTGAGACGGCTATTCGCTGGCACCCCCATCAAGATTACATATTGAATACCAGCTATAGTTTTATTAATACCGAGGCTTATTGCAGTGGTAATATGAGCTGTGCTGATGATGCAATGAGCGGAGCGAAAGCGACCTATAACCACCAACCCGCACATTACCTTTCCGTTCAGTCATTGTGGAGTATAAATGCAAATTGGCAGTTTGATGTATGGTTTAAGCATAAGTCGAGTGTCGACTCTGATATCACTTACGGCGACGGTTCAAAACCATATTCTGCGCCAGAAGTCACAACAGTCGATGTCAGACTGGCTTGGCAAAAAAAACCATCATGGCCAAAAGTCGAATTTATTATTGATGCTCTAAACAAAGCGCCTTATTCTGATATGCCCAACAAAGCTCGAATTGGTGAAACCGCTTACTTACGCAGTTCATGGGATTTTTGA
- a CDS encoding YfiR family protein: protein MWHSFHALYRVYSHALKHPVQTLLLFVSSLLLSGGVKAEQGSAYDDYQIKAVYIYRFASFVRWPQAPDHQIQYCAYGADNISQTLHQLILNDLTANKRLVFHYIDNLSQAAQCELVYISPSQFPIRHDIPKLSGVLTISSYPDFIDYGGMIELRTDKRRIRPIIALDIIKQANMAISSQLLRISIIENSLAISQQRALTIKEQPLIPRGRYAPLAQ from the coding sequence ATGTGGCATTCTTTTCACGCACTGTATCGTGTTTACTCTCACGCACTTAAGCACCCAGTACAAACGCTGCTACTTTTTGTATCCAGCTTATTATTGAGTGGCGGGGTTAAAGCCGAGCAAGGTAGTGCTTATGATGATTACCAAATCAAGGCGGTCTATATCTATCGCTTTGCTAGCTTTGTGCGTTGGCCTCAAGCACCTGATCACCAAATTCAATACTGTGCCTATGGTGCTGATAACATCAGCCAAACATTGCATCAGTTAATATTAAACGATCTTACCGCCAACAAACGGCTCGTGTTCCACTATATAGATAATCTATCCCAAGCAGCACAATGTGAACTGGTGTATATCAGTCCATCTCAGTTTCCTATCCGCCACGACATCCCGAAATTATCTGGCGTACTCACTATCAGTAGTTATCCTGATTTTATTGATTATGGCGGCATGATCGAACTACGCACCGACAAAAGACGTATTCGGCCGATCATTGCACTCGATATCATCAAACAAGCAAATATGGCCATTAGTTCACAACTACTGCGTATTTCGATCATCGAGAACAGCCTAGCCATCAGCCAGCAAAGGGCTCTCACCATAAAAGAGCAACCATTGATACCGAGAGGTCGCTATGCGCCACTGGCTCAATAG